From one Magnetofaba australis IT-1 genomic stretch:
- the flgA gene encoding flagellar basal body P-ring formation chaperone FlgA: protein MKRNLKMSLMALAALAAAALGGEAEARMIHRQELVEAAQTPMQAAMTLAKPGLEPKAIYFARSLQLPDQGEWRLAVNPQDVDAEPGRRVIPVTVLLNGKPHLELTANVMVQQRERVLTLARNLARGEIVGPQDLRWEERVVNHKGMTYADDPAQLIGMAVKRPVRAGAPLKSDWFDRPIAIERGERVRVTAKSGALTIRAIAVADQAGRVGDAIAVRNPESSRRYLATVIAPGAVRVEML, encoded by the coding sequence ATGAAGCGTAATCTCAAAATGAGCCTGATGGCGCTGGCGGCGCTGGCCGCCGCCGCCCTGGGCGGCGAAGCCGAAGCACGCATGATCCACCGTCAGGAGTTGGTGGAGGCGGCGCAAACCCCGATGCAGGCGGCCATGACCCTGGCCAAGCCAGGGCTGGAGCCCAAGGCGATCTACTTTGCCCGCTCGCTGCAGTTGCCCGATCAAGGCGAGTGGCGGCTGGCGGTGAATCCCCAGGATGTGGACGCCGAGCCGGGCCGCCGGGTGATCCCGGTCACCGTGCTGCTCAACGGCAAGCCGCACCTGGAGCTGACCGCCAACGTGATGGTGCAGCAGCGCGAACGGGTGTTGACCCTGGCGCGCAATCTGGCCCGCGGCGAGATCGTGGGGCCGCAGGATCTGCGCTGGGAGGAGCGGGTTGTCAACCATAAGGGGATGACCTACGCCGATGACCCGGCCCAGCTTATCGGCATGGCGGTGAAACGCCCGGTGCGCGCTGGCGCGCCGCTCAAAAGCGACTGGTTTGACCGTCCCATCGCCATCGAACGCGGCGAGCGGGTGCGGGTGACCGCCAAGTCCGGCGCGCTGACCATTCGCGCCATCGCCGTGGCCGATCAGGCCGGGCGGGTGGGCGACGCCATCGCGGTGCGCAATCCGGAAAGCTCCCGTCGCTACCTGGCCACGGTGATCGCCCCGGGCGCGGTGCGGGTGGAGATGCTCTGA
- the mazG gene encoding nucleoside triphosphate pyrophosphohydrolase, which yields MEDSAAPGEGENSSRALKKVSDSPAGRAFAQLEELMRRLRAPDGCPWDQEQTYDSLLRYTIEEVYEVVHAVETGDVPELKKELGDLLFHVVFYSRIAEDNRQFTLADVVDGVVTKMERRHPHVFADEKLDAAQDVTNNWESLKARERAASGQTEPPPSVFDGLSNKLPALLWAYKLQQKMAKVGFDWPDPEGVIHKVREELGELVEARAEGDQHHVKEEVGDLLFSLVNLARHLDIDPETALRHSAHKVQNRFLHVEARLRETGENAHTAGLDRLEALWGEAKSQEPPRD from the coding sequence ATGGAAGATTCTGCCGCCCCCGGTGAGGGGGAAAATTCGTCCCGCGCACTCAAAAAGGTGAGCGACTCCCCCGCCGGACGCGCGTTTGCGCAACTGGAGGAGCTGATGCGCCGCCTGCGCGCCCCCGACGGCTGCCCGTGGGACCAGGAGCAGACCTATGATTCGCTGCTGCGCTACACCATTGAGGAGGTCTACGAGGTGGTGCACGCGGTGGAGACCGGCGACGTGCCGGAACTGAAGAAGGAGCTGGGCGACCTGCTGTTCCATGTGGTGTTCTACAGCCGCATCGCCGAGGACAACCGCCAATTCACCCTGGCCGACGTGGTGGATGGCGTGGTGACCAAAATGGAGCGCCGCCACCCCCACGTGTTCGCCGACGAGAAGCTGGACGCCGCCCAGGACGTGACCAACAACTGGGAGTCCCTCAAAGCGCGCGAACGCGCCGCCTCGGGGCAGACCGAGCCGCCGCCATCGGTATTCGACGGCCTCTCCAACAAACTCCCGGCGCTGCTGTGGGCGTATAAGCTGCAGCAGAAGATGGCCAAGGTGGGCTTCGACTGGCCCGACCCGGAGGGGGTGATCCACAAGGTGCGGGAGGAGTTGGGCGAGTTGGTGGAGGCGCGCGCCGAGGGCGATCAGCACCACGTCAAGGAGGAGGTGGGCGACCTGCTGTTCAGCCTGGTGAATCTGGCGCGCCACCTGGACATCGACCCGGAGACCGCCCTGCGCCACAGCGCCCATAAGGTGCAGAACCGATTCCTCCACGTGGAGGCGCGCCTGCGCGAAACCGGCGAGAACGCCCACACCGCTGGACTCGATCGCCTCGAAGCGCTGTGGGGCGAAGCCAAAAGCCAGGAGCCGCCGCGCGATTAA
- the csrA gene encoding carbon storage regulator CsrA translates to MLILTRRVGESLQIGDDIKVTLLGIKGNQVRIGIDAPRDVEVHREEIYDKIRRETRKANRRMPEDVLDEASRLLSPHK, encoded by the coding sequence ATGCTGATTTTGACACGGAGAGTCGGAGAGAGTCTGCAAATCGGGGATGACATCAAAGTCACCCTGTTGGGCATTAAGGGCAACCAGGTGCGCATCGGTATCGACGCGCCGCGCGACGTGGAGGTGCATCGCGAGGAGATCTACGACAAGATCCGTCGCGAAACCCGCAAAGCCAACCGTCGCATGCCCGAGGATGTTTTGGACGAAGCCTCGCGTCTGCTGTCGCCGCACAAATAG
- a CDS encoding flagellar protein FlgN, giving the protein MADASGALKQIVETLIDRFEKLHELLLAEREALRNRDAEALESANASVRESLEEISRIDQRRQRLTIDMAHVLGLSGGVPSMGDLARKLGEKSGFMALREQLRTAIDAAQKANRENQAAFRGVQTATEAVMEVIRSGGTPQTSGYGRTGAKATAGAFHTFSKQL; this is encoded by the coding sequence ATGGCGGACGCCAGCGGGGCCTTGAAACAGATTGTGGAAACCTTGATCGATCGCTTCGAGAAGCTGCACGAGCTCCTGCTCGCCGAGCGTGAAGCGTTACGCAATCGTGACGCCGAGGCGCTGGAGAGCGCCAACGCCAGCGTTCGCGAGAGCTTGGAGGAGATTAGCCGCATCGATCAGCGCCGTCAGCGACTGACCATCGATATGGCCCATGTGCTGGGTCTGTCCGGCGGCGTGCCTTCGATGGGGGATCTGGCGCGCAAGCTGGGGGAGAAGAGCGGCTTTATGGCGCTGCGCGAGCAGTTGCGTACCGCCATCGACGCCGCGCAGAAGGCCAATCGCGAGAATCAAGCCGCGTTTCGCGGCGTGCAAACCGCCACCGAGGCGGTGATGGAGGTGATCCGCAGCGGCGGGACGCCACAAACCAGCGGCTATGGCCGCACCGGCGCCAAAGCAACCGCCGGCGCCTTTCACACTTTTTCCAAGCAGCTGTAA
- a CDS encoding rod-binding protein: MSDFPTFPSIDAMRARLQAEQGQQISARADAGRGGNTEEASPIAIARRNAVSGGQRVATENVAGQFRGSSTRHAAGNVRRLKLAPAQDKKLRESAANFEAMFIKQMLGAMRKTVTPIQGDDPLIKKGQGEKMFEGMLDDEYAKMASQRQTGGMGLKEAIYDQLTRAPGVRPGGSVMRVIPGSYRNAAAKRDE; this comes from the coding sequence ATGAGCGACTTCCCCACATTTCCCAGCATCGACGCCATGCGCGCGCGTTTGCAGGCCGAACAGGGGCAGCAGATCAGCGCGCGGGCGGACGCAGGGCGGGGCGGGAACACAGAGGAAGCGAGCCCCATCGCCATCGCGCGGCGTAACGCCGTCAGCGGCGGACAGCGTGTGGCCACGGAGAATGTCGCCGGGCAGTTTCGCGGCTCCTCCACTCGTCACGCGGCGGGCAATGTGCGGCGGCTCAAGTTGGCGCCTGCGCAGGATAAGAAGCTGCGCGAGTCGGCGGCCAATTTTGAAGCGATGTTCATCAAGCAGATGCTCGGCGCCATGCGCAAAACGGTCACGCCCATACAAGGCGACGATCCGTTGATCAAGAAGGGGCAGGGCGAAAAGATGTTCGAAGGCATGCTCGATGACGAGTACGCCAAAATGGCCTCGCAACGTCAGACCGGCGGCATGGGTCTGAAAGAGGCGATCTACGATCAACTCACGCGCGCGCCTGGCGTGCGCCCCGGCGGTAGCGTAATGCGGGTGATCCCGGGTTCTTACCGCAACGCCGCCGCCAAGCGCGATGAGTGA
- a CDS encoding flagellar basal body L-ring protein FlgH — protein MKKSAAYQMMIAASALALLSGCGTITRASQRPAAPVSMVRAQAPEVMAPNKGSIWQSAQRNALFTDNKARSVGDILTVNIAETINATKSSNTTLSKNDESKTSLGGLFGLTAALQAGGLSKFTDSATIKSENTHEGEGEVTRSGNFTGSIACVVTEVLPNGYFRIEGRRDITLNNDNEFIILSGIVRPDDISPDNSISSQMIADARIEFSGEGDISNQQKPSWTYQLLTAALPLF, from the coding sequence ATGAAAAAGTCTGCTGCTTACCAAATGATGATCGCCGCCAGCGCGCTGGCTCTGCTGTCCGGCTGCGGGACCATCACCCGCGCTTCGCAACGTCCCGCCGCGCCGGTGAGCATGGTGCGCGCCCAGGCCCCGGAGGTGATGGCGCCCAATAAGGGCTCCATCTGGCAAAGCGCCCAGCGCAACGCCCTGTTCACCGACAACAAGGCGCGCAGTGTGGGCGATATCCTGACGGTGAACATTGCTGAGACCATCAACGCCACCAAGAGCAGCAACACCACGCTGAGCAAGAACGATGAGTCCAAGACTTCATTGGGCGGTCTGTTCGGTTTAACGGCGGCGCTGCAGGCGGGCGGTCTGTCCAAGTTCACCGACAGCGCCACCATTAAGTCGGAGAACACCCATGAGGGGGAAGGCGAGGTGACCCGTTCAGGCAACTTCACCGGTTCCATCGCCTGTGTGGTGACCGAGGTGCTGCCCAACGGCTACTTCCGCATCGAAGGCCGTCGCGACATCACTCTGAACAACGATAACGAATTCATCATTCTGTCCGGCATTGTGCGTCCCGACGACATCTCCCCGGACAACAGCATCAGCTCGCAGATGATCGCCGATGCGCGCATCGAGTTCTCCGGTGAGGGCGACATCAGCAATCAGCAGAAGCCCAGCTGGACCTATCAGCTCCTGACGGCGGCGCTGCCGCTGTTCTAA
- the flgF gene encoding flagellar basal-body rod protein FlgF, producing the protein MDSGFYAAVNGARRAQMKLDVLANNLANVNTTGFKEDQLTFDSFMTSPGPEQFPLPTDNFMGLRGPYDIPFPFSNPASNAYRMTYPVAFETEMTMTQGPLRQTGNPLDVAIEGDGFFAVQGPDGERRYTRDGAFEIDSLGQLVTKDGFPLLNAGGAPIVVGKGPVVIGEDGVVTSAGEQVGVLSRVGLPTEQLDKVGQNLYKAPQEYETNLDGARGGFHQGFLEDSNSNPIRSMTQMIETQRATEMYVKMIQSLDTLDEKAANQVGRLE; encoded by the coding sequence ATGGACAGCGGATTCTATGCGGCGGTCAACGGCGCCCGACGCGCCCAAATGAAACTGGACGTGCTGGCCAACAATCTGGCCAACGTCAACACCACCGGCTTTAAAGAGGACCAACTGACCTTCGACTCCTTTATGACGTCGCCCGGTCCCGAGCAGTTTCCTCTGCCCACCGACAATTTCATGGGCCTGCGCGGACCCTACGACATTCCGTTCCCGTTCAGCAACCCCGCCTCCAACGCCTACCGCATGACCTACCCGGTGGCTTTCGAGACCGAGATGACCATGACCCAGGGTCCGCTGCGCCAAACCGGCAACCCGCTGGATGTGGCCATTGAGGGCGACGGCTTCTTCGCCGTGCAGGGGCCTGATGGCGAGCGCCGCTACACTCGTGACGGCGCCTTCGAGATCGACAGCCTCGGGCAACTGGTCACCAAGGACGGCTTTCCGCTGCTGAATGCGGGCGGCGCGCCCATCGTGGTGGGCAAGGGGCCGGTGGTGATCGGCGAAGATGGCGTGGTCACCAGCGCCGGCGAGCAGGTGGGTGTGCTAAGCCGGGTGGGGCTGCCCACCGAGCAGCTGGATAAAGTGGGGCAGAACCTCTACAAGGCCCCGCAGGAGTACGAGACCAATCTGGATGGCGCGCGCGGCGGTTTCCACCAGGGCTTCCTGGAGGACTCCAACAGCAATCCGATCCGCAGCATGACGCAGATGATCGAGACTCAGCGCGCCACCGAGATGTACGTGAAGATGATTCAATCGCTCGACACCCTGGATGAGAAGGCGGCCAATCAAGTGGGACGCCTCGAGTAA
- the gyrA gene encoding DNA gyrase subunit A encodes MSEPENSAQQPINIEDEMQRSYLDYAMSVIVGRALPDVRDGLKPVHRRVLFAMRELGNEWNRPYKKSARVVGDVIGKYHPHGDTAVYDTIVRMAQDFSMRHMLVDGQGNFGSVDGDSPAAMRYTEVRMTRLSHELLLDIDKETVEFSPNYDGSLSEPQVLPAKFPNLLVNGSAGIAVGMATNIPPHNLGEVIDATCALIDDKSLSNRDLMQYVPGPDFPTGGSIHGHAGIVSAYETGRGSVVIRAVTNIETKKDGREAIIVTELPYQVNKARLVERIAELVREKKVLGISDLRDESDRQGMRVVVELKRDAQSDVVLNQLYKHTPMQTSFGVNALALVEGRPQTLGLRGFLDAFLKHRREVVTRRTLFELKKAQSRAHILEGLAVALANIDRIITLIRAASSPAVAKEGLMQEVWGRGEVESMLLRAMGEGDIASPGFVPGGYQLSSDQAQAILDMRLHRLTGLEQEKIHDEFAEILKEIARLKEILGSETVLMEVIRGELLEIKERFANPRRTQIFDAIGDFSIADLIEEEEMVVTVSHAGYIKRQASADYRAQRRGGKGKSATGMKDEDWIEQMFVASTHATILCFTDTGRVYKLKVYELPQGSRISRGRPVVNVLSLDEGEKLAQIVPVAIDPKEWDAWDILFATRCGLVKKTALSAYGNIRTNGIRAINLMDEDGLIGVALAPTPLEELGTGGEDGDDDESAVAVIENDADDSDDSGDDDATVERGRVLLFSAAGKTARFRVNHVRRSGRVARGVRGMRLKGDDKVIALVVVEPGSECEILTISANGYGKRTEEAQYPTKGRGGLGVIGMSVTDKTGALMGALGVWPGDEVMVITDQGTVIRTGVDSIRLAGRSTQGVRVLNVADGERVSSVARIAESDDDAEMDDENIESIDNIDDGAPEGDVGADDAAS; translated from the coding sequence ATGAGTGAACCCGAAAACAGCGCACAGCAGCCCATCAATATCGAAGACGAAATGCAGCGGTCCTATCTCGATTACGCCATGAGCGTAATCGTCGGCCGCGCCCTGCCCGACGTGCGCGACGGGCTCAAACCGGTGCACCGGCGCGTGCTGTTCGCCATGCGCGAACTGGGCAACGAATGGAACCGCCCGTATAAAAAGTCGGCCCGCGTGGTCGGTGACGTCATCGGTAAATATCACCCCCATGGCGACACCGCCGTGTACGACACCATCGTGCGCATGGCGCAGGACTTCTCCATGCGCCACATGCTGGTGGATGGCCAGGGCAACTTCGGCTCGGTGGACGGCGACTCCCCGGCGGCCATGCGTTACACCGAAGTGCGCATGACCCGCCTGTCCCACGAACTCCTGCTCGATATCGACAAGGAGACCGTGGAGTTTTCGCCCAACTACGACGGCTCGCTGTCCGAGCCGCAGGTGCTGCCAGCCAAGTTCCCCAACCTGCTGGTCAACGGCTCGGCGGGCATCGCCGTGGGCATGGCCACCAATATTCCGCCGCACAATCTGGGCGAAGTGATCGACGCCACCTGCGCCCTCATCGACGACAAGTCGCTCTCCAATCGCGACCTGATGCAATATGTGCCCGGCCCCGACTTCCCCACCGGCGGCTCCATCCACGGCCATGCGGGCATCGTCTCCGCCTATGAGACCGGGCGCGGCTCGGTGGTGATCCGCGCGGTCACCAACATCGAGACCAAAAAAGATGGCCGCGAGGCGATCATCGTCACCGAGCTGCCCTATCAGGTGAATAAAGCACGCCTGGTGGAGCGCATCGCCGAGTTGGTGCGGGAGAAGAAAGTCCTGGGCATCAGCGACCTGCGCGATGAGTCCGACCGTCAGGGCATGCGCGTGGTGGTGGAGCTCAAGCGCGACGCCCAGTCCGATGTGGTGCTCAACCAACTCTACAAGCACACCCCCATGCAGACCTCGTTCGGGGTCAACGCCCTGGCGCTGGTGGAGGGTCGTCCGCAAACCCTGGGGCTGCGCGGCTTCCTCGACGCCTTCCTCAAGCACCGCCGCGAGGTGGTGACCCGGCGCACCCTGTTCGAACTGAAAAAAGCGCAGTCCCGCGCGCACATTTTGGAAGGTTTGGCCGTTGCGCTGGCCAATATCGACCGCATCATCACCCTGATCCGCGCCGCCTCCTCCCCGGCGGTGGCCAAAGAGGGGCTGATGCAAGAGGTGTGGGGACGCGGCGAAGTGGAGTCCATGCTGCTGCGCGCCATGGGCGAAGGCGATATCGCCTCCCCCGGCTTTGTGCCCGGCGGCTATCAGCTCTCCTCCGACCAAGCCCAGGCGATCCTGGATATGCGCCTGCACCGCCTGACCGGCCTGGAGCAGGAGAAGATCCACGACGAGTTCGCCGAGATCCTCAAAGAGATCGCGCGACTCAAAGAGATCCTCGGCTCCGAAACGGTGCTGATGGAGGTGATTCGCGGCGAGCTGCTGGAGATCAAGGAGCGTTTCGCCAATCCGCGCCGTACGCAGATCTTCGACGCCATTGGCGACTTCTCCATCGCCGACCTCATTGAAGAGGAGGAGATGGTGGTGACGGTGAGCCACGCCGGCTACATCAAGCGCCAGGCCAGCGCCGACTACCGCGCCCAGCGTCGCGGCGGCAAAGGCAAGTCCGCCACCGGCATGAAGGATGAGGATTGGATCGAACAGATGTTCGTGGCCTCCACCCACGCCACCATCCTCTGCTTCACCGATACAGGCCGCGTCTACAAGCTGAAAGTCTACGAACTGCCCCAGGGCAGCCGCATCTCGCGCGGTCGCCCGGTGGTCAATGTGCTGTCGCTGGATGAAGGCGAGAAGCTGGCGCAGATCGTGCCGGTGGCCATCGACCCCAAAGAGTGGGACGCCTGGGATATCCTCTTCGCCACCCGCTGCGGCTTGGTGAAGAAGACCGCGCTGTCGGCGTATGGCAACATCCGCACCAACGGCATCCGCGCCATCAACCTGATGGACGAGGATGGCCTGATTGGCGTGGCGCTGGCCCCCACCCCGCTGGAAGAGCTGGGAACCGGCGGCGAGGATGGCGACGACGACGAATCCGCCGTCGCCGTGATCGAAAATGACGCCGACGATTCCGACGACAGCGGCGACGATGATGCCACGGTGGAGCGCGGCCGCGTGCTGCTGTTCAGCGCTGCGGGCAAAACCGCCCGCTTCCGCGTCAACCATGTGCGCCGTTCGGGCCGGGTGGCGCGCGGCGTGCGCGGCATGCGCCTGAAGGGCGATGACAAGGTGATCGCGCTGGTGGTGGTGGAGCCGGGAAGCGAGTGTGAAATCCTCACCATCTCCGCCAACGGCTACGGCAAACGCACCGAAGAGGCGCAGTACCCCACCAAAGGGCGCGGCGGTCTGGGCGTGATCGGCATGTCGGTCACCGACAAGACCGGCGCGCTGATGGGCGCCTTGGGCGTGTGGCCCGGCGACGAGGTGATGGTGATCACCGATCAGGGCACGGTGATCCGCACCGGCGTCGACTCCATCCGCCTGGCCGGGCGCAGCACCCAGGGGGTGCGCGTGCTCAATGTGGCCGATGGCGAACGGGTGTCGTCGGTGGCGCGCATCGCCGAGTCCGACGATGACGCCGAAATGGATGACGAGAACATCGAAAGCATCGACAACATCGACGATGGCGCGCCCGAAGGCGACGTCGGCGCCGATGACGCGGCAAGCTAA
- the cysE gene encoding serine O-acetyltransferase: MAFGVFKTIRDDIRVIFDRDPAARSVAEIILCYPGVHAMIFYRFAHMWWGWNRKLIARFISHLGRFFTGIEIHPGATIGKGFFIDHGMGVVIGETTEIGDNVTLYHGVTLGGTTWNKGKRHPTLHDGVVVGAGAKVLGPITVGENARIGSNAVVVKAVPPDVTVVGIPGREVAPKKHDPIDPNNKSDFPSYGVTENQMPDPVARAVTCMLEQMHQMERRLNTLEREKEALVSENGKSCDAAAAPLRVAGGDS; the protein is encoded by the coding sequence GTGGCTTTTGGCGTTTTCAAAACCATCCGGGACGACATTCGCGTCATCTTTGACCGCGACCCCGCCGCGCGCAGCGTGGCCGAGATCATTCTCTGCTATCCCGGCGTCCACGCCATGATCTTCTATCGTTTCGCCCACATGTGGTGGGGCTGGAACCGCAAGCTTATCGCCCGTTTCATCTCCCATCTGGGGCGCTTCTTCACCGGGATTGAGATTCACCCTGGGGCCACCATCGGCAAGGGCTTCTTCATCGACCACGGCATGGGAGTGGTGATCGGCGAGACCACCGAGATTGGCGACAACGTCACCCTCTACCACGGCGTGACTCTGGGCGGCACCACCTGGAACAAGGGTAAGCGCCACCCTACGCTGCACGACGGTGTTGTGGTGGGGGCCGGCGCCAAGGTGCTGGGGCCCATCACGGTGGGCGAGAACGCCCGTATCGGCTCTAACGCCGTGGTGGTCAAAGCGGTGCCGCCGGATGTGACGGTGGTGGGGATTCCGGGTCGCGAAGTCGCGCCCAAGAAACACGACCCCATCGACCCCAATAATAAGTCCGACTTCCCCTCCTATGGCGTCACCGAGAATCAGATGCCCGACCCGGTGGCCCGCGCGGTTACCTGCATGCTCGAACAGATGCATCAGATGGAGCGGCGCCTGAATACGCTGGAGCGGGAGAAAGAGGCGCTGGTCTCTGAAAACGGCAAGAGCTGTGACGCAGCGGCGGCGCCGCTGCGCGTGGCGGGAGGCGACTCATGA
- a CDS encoding flagellar basal body P-ring protein FlgI — protein MRVVNGLIPRLALGALCVIGFLTQAQIADAARLKDVVTIEGVRGNPLSGFGLVVGLNGSGDSSLPFTSQAMRRMLSQMGISISAEIKAKNVAGVMVTTTLPPFARQGSQLDVTLSSVGDAKSLQGGTLIMTPLRGADGRIYAVSQGALSIGGFSAGGAGQGAQKNHPTVARIANGAIVEREINFALNREKSLELQLRNPDFTTANRIVRAINGALGQPYAKARDSGAVDVRVPKDYQGRVVDLLTRLETLQVEPDQLAKVVVSERTGTIVMGENVRVSTVALSHGNLSIKISSNPQVSQPNAMAGGQTAVTNQNQMNVTEQDARLIEMQEGVTLNDLVKGLNGVGVTPRDLIAILQTIKTAGALQADLVIQ, from the coding sequence ATGCGTGTCGTGAATGGACTCATCCCGCGCCTGGCGCTGGGCGCTTTGTGCGTGATCGGTTTTCTGACGCAGGCACAAATTGCCGATGCGGCGCGATTGAAGGACGTGGTCACCATTGAAGGGGTGCGCGGCAACCCGCTGTCGGGCTTCGGTCTGGTGGTGGGCCTCAATGGCAGCGGCGACTCCTCCTTGCCTTTCACTTCTCAGGCCATGCGCCGCATGCTCTCGCAGATGGGCATCAGCATCAGCGCCGAGATCAAAGCCAAAAACGTCGCCGGGGTGATGGTCACCACCACCCTGCCGCCATTCGCTCGTCAGGGCAGTCAACTGGATGTCACCCTCTCTTCGGTGGGCGACGCCAAGAGCCTGCAGGGCGGCACCTTGATTATGACCCCGCTGCGCGGCGCCGATGGCCGCATCTATGCGGTCTCCCAGGGCGCGCTCTCCATTGGCGGCTTCTCTGCTGGCGGCGCCGGGCAGGGCGCGCAGAAGAACCATCCCACTGTGGCGCGCATCGCCAACGGCGCCATCGTCGAGCGCGAAATCAACTTCGCCCTCAATCGCGAAAAATCCCTGGAGTTGCAACTGCGCAACCCCGATTTCACCACCGCCAACCGCATTGTGCGCGCCATCAACGGCGCTCTGGGTCAGCCCTACGCCAAGGCGCGGGACTCCGGCGCGGTGGACGTGCGCGTGCCCAAGGATTATCAGGGCCGCGTGGTGGATCTTCTCACCCGTCTGGAGACTCTACAAGTAGAGCCCGATCAGCTGGCCAAAGTGGTGGTGAGCGAACGCACCGGCACCATCGTCATGGGCGAGAACGTGCGCGTCTCTACTGTGGCGCTCTCCCATGGCAATCTCTCCATCAAGATCAGCAGCAATCCGCAGGTGAGCCAGCCCAACGCCATGGCGGGGGGGCAGACCGCGGTGACCAATCAAAATCAGATGAACGTCACCGAGCAGGATGCGCGTCTGATCGAGATGCAGGAGGGGGTGACCCTCAACGATCTGGTCAAAGGGCTCAATGGCGTGGGCGTGACCCCGCGCGACTTGATCGCGATTCTGCAGACCATCAAGACCGCTGGCGCGCTGCAAGCGGATCTTGTGATCCAGTAA
- the flgM gene encoding flagellar biosynthesis anti-sigma factor FlgM: MKIKSVDAGKLGRITRGRAKGGAAGAGSARAGRSGGARRDDVALSDNARAYGMADEAMQSAPNVRSELVTPIKEALDAGRYDISSLDVADKILRQVLMERKQSL; the protein is encoded by the coding sequence ATGAAAATCAAAAGCGTGGATGCTGGAAAATTGGGGCGCATCACGCGCGGTCGCGCCAAAGGCGGCGCTGCTGGCGCCGGTTCAGCCCGCGCCGGACGCAGCGGCGGGGCGCGGCGCGACGATGTGGCGCTGTCCGATAATGCGCGCGCCTACGGCATGGCCGACGAGGCGATGCAGAGCGCGCCAAATGTGCGCTCGGAGTTGGTGACGCCGATCAAAGAGGCGTTGGACGCCGGGCGTTATGACATCTCCAGCCTGGACGTGGCCGACAAGATCCTGCGTCAGGTGCTCATGGAGCGCAAACAGTCTTTGTAG
- the flgG gene encoding flagellar basal-body rod protein FlgG: MLRSLWTSATGMQAQQRNIDVISNNLANVNTTGFKRSRADFQDLLYQNLRAAGAATSQAGTAVPVGIQLGHGVRNVSVSKLFTQGDYVQTGNELDLAIEGQGFFQITLPDGQTAYTRDGTFKLDNTGQMVTSDGYVLQPGITLPQDAMAVAIEPSGIISVKQPGTAALAQLGQLQVADFINPAGLTAIGRNLYTESEASGAAVAGNPNENGFGAIQQGFLEMSNVNMVEEMVQMIASQRAYELNSKSIQTSDSMLGTIGSLKR, from the coding sequence ATGCTGCGTTCATTGTGGACCTCCGCGACGGGGATGCAGGCGCAACAGCGCAATATCGACGTCATCTCCAACAACCTGGCCAACGTCAACACCACCGGCTTCAAGCGCTCCCGCGCCGACTTCCAGGATCTGCTGTATCAGAACCTGCGCGCCGCCGGCGCCGCCACCTCGCAGGCGGGCACCGCGGTGCCGGTGGGCATCCAGCTCGGTCACGGCGTGCGCAACGTCTCGGTGAGCAAACTGTTCACCCAGGGCGACTACGTGCAGACCGGCAACGAGCTGGATCTGGCCATCGAAGGTCAGGGCTTCTTCCAGATCACTCTGCCCGACGGTCAGACCGCCTACACCCGTGACGGCACCTTCAAGCTGGACAACACCGGACAGATGGTGACCTCCGACGGCTACGTGCTGCAGCCGGGCATCACCCTGCCGCAGGACGCCATGGCCGTGGCCATCGAGCCCTCGGGCATCATCAGCGTCAAACAGCCCGGCACCGCGGCGCTGGCGCAGCTGGGTCAGTTGCAGGTGGCCGACTTCATCAATCCGGCGGGTCTGACCGCTATTGGCCGCAACCTCTACACCGAGTCAGAAGCCTCCGGCGCGGCGGTGGCGGGCAACCCCAACGAAAACGGCTTTGGCGCCATCCAGCAGGGCTTCCTGGAGATGTCCAACGTCAACATGGTCGAGGAGATGGTGCAGATGATCGCCTCTCAGCGCGCCTATGAGTTGAACTCCAAGAGCATCCAGACCTCCGACAGCATGCTCGGCACCATCGGCAGCTTGAAACGGTAA